One Streptomyces sp. NBC_01217 genomic region harbors:
- a CDS encoding response regulator transcription factor: MNDHRTQPSLRRPDGEPVRVLVVDDEADLTEVLAGALTGEGWQVRTAADGASAVAEARVFRPDAVVLDRMLPDMDGLLVLRKLRREAREVCVLFLTARDAVEDRIAGITAGGDDYVTKPFSLEEVLARLRGLLRRAGMASGSAGNGLTVGELTMDEEAREVRRGGDVVELSRTEFELLRFLMRNPRRVLSKEQILDRVWAYDFGGRAHVVELYISYLRKKIDAGRTPMIHTVRGVGYVLKPGSS; this comes from the coding sequence ATGAACGACCACCGCACGCAGCCGTCCCTGCGCCGGCCCGACGGGGAACCGGTGCGGGTCCTCGTCGTCGATGACGAAGCGGACCTGACCGAAGTGCTGGCCGGAGCCCTGACCGGCGAGGGCTGGCAGGTCCGTACGGCCGCGGACGGGGCCTCCGCCGTCGCCGAGGCCCGTGTCTTCCGGCCGGACGCCGTCGTACTGGACCGGATGCTCCCCGACATGGACGGCCTGCTCGTGCTGCGGAAGCTGCGCCGCGAGGCCCGGGAGGTCTGCGTGCTGTTCCTGACCGCCCGTGACGCGGTGGAGGACCGTATCGCCGGCATCACGGCCGGCGGCGACGACTACGTGACCAAGCCGTTCAGCCTGGAAGAGGTGCTGGCCCGGCTGCGCGGACTGCTGCGCCGGGCGGGAATGGCGAGCGGATCGGCCGGGAACGGACTGACCGTGGGCGAGCTGACCATGGACGAGGAGGCCAGGGAGGTCAGACGCGGGGGCGACGTCGTCGAGCTGTCCCGTACCGAATTCGAGCTTCTTCGGTTCCTGATGCGCAATCCGCGCCGGGTGCTGTCCAAGGAGCAGATCCTCGACCGGGTCTGGGCCTATGACTTCGGAGGCCGTGCCCATGTCGTCGAGCTCTACATCAGCTATCTGCGCAAGAAGATCGACGCGGGCCGCACCCCCATGATCCATACGGTGCGGGGTGTGGGATACGTCCTGAAGCCGGGCTCCTCGTGA
- a CDS encoding sensor histidine kinase, protein MRWPVPHTLRGQLTAGLVLLLAVACLAVGITTALALEGFLVRRLDQQLTESGGRFAASLEHEARPDADNRPDTRGQSERTFGARLLNGTVTQAAVVDEAADRPVPLTAGDRRALAAVPVDAGGHSIRLSVLGAYRVTAVTGDDRDVLITGLPLHPVEETVHRLEAVEAVVFGTALLATGVAGALWVRISLRPLHRVAAQAASVSRLPLASGEVAMPGPLPVTDRRTEVGQVATALNRMLGHVGDALTRRQASEERLRHFAADASHELRTPVANIRGHAELALRHHGPVPAEVVRALERIGAESRRMSGLVDDLLLLARLDAKQPLDHEPVDLTLLVLDATEDARAAGPGHRWLLDLPEEPVTVTGDTHRLHQAIGNLLTNARTHTPDGTEVTVRLRAGDDVVRLTVTDNGPGIPGELRPEVFGRFVRADHSRSRKTGSTGLGLSIVQAVVTAHGGTIEVDSRPGHTSFEMTLPR, encoded by the coding sequence GTGAGGTGGCCCGTGCCGCACACCTTGCGGGGACAGCTCACCGCCGGGCTCGTCCTGCTCCTCGCCGTCGCCTGTCTCGCCGTCGGCATCACGACCGCCCTGGCCCTCGAAGGCTTCCTGGTGCGCCGCCTGGACCAGCAGCTCACCGAGTCCGGCGGCCGGTTCGCGGCCAGTCTGGAGCACGAGGCCAGGCCGGACGCCGACAACCGCCCCGACACCCGCGGGCAGTCGGAGCGCACGTTCGGCGCCCGGCTGCTGAACGGGACGGTCACCCAGGCGGCCGTGGTCGACGAGGCGGCCGACCGCCCCGTGCCGCTGACGGCCGGGGACAGGCGCGCCCTGGCCGCCGTCCCGGTCGACGCGGGCGGCCACAGCATCCGCCTCTCCGTACTCGGGGCCTACCGGGTCACCGCGGTGACCGGTGACGACCGCGACGTCCTGATCACCGGACTGCCGCTGCACCCCGTGGAAGAGACCGTGCACCGGCTCGAAGCGGTCGAGGCGGTCGTGTTCGGCACCGCTCTGCTGGCCACCGGCGTCGCGGGAGCCCTGTGGGTACGGATCTCACTGCGTCCCCTGCACCGGGTCGCCGCGCAGGCCGCGAGCGTGTCCCGGCTGCCGCTCGCCAGTGGCGAGGTCGCCATGCCCGGACCGCTGCCCGTCACCGACCGGCGCACCGAGGTCGGGCAGGTCGCCACCGCTCTCAACCGCATGCTCGGACATGTCGGGGACGCGCTCACCCGGCGCCAGGCGAGCGAGGAACGACTGCGGCACTTCGCCGCGGACGCCAGTCACGAACTGCGCACCCCTGTCGCCAATATCCGCGGCCACGCCGAACTCGCCCTGCGCCACCACGGCCCCGTGCCCGCCGAGGTCGTGCGCGCCCTGGAGCGGATCGGGGCGGAGTCCCGGCGGATGAGCGGTCTCGTGGACGACCTGCTGCTCCTCGCCCGGCTCGACGCCAAGCAGCCCCTGGACCACGAACCCGTCGACCTGACCCTGCTCGTACTCGACGCGACGGAGGACGCCCGGGCCGCGGGCCCCGGCCACCGCTGGCTGCTCGACCTTCCCGAGGAGCCCGTGACCGTCACCGGTGACACGCACCGCCTCCACCAGGCGATCGGCAACCTCCTCACCAATGCCCGCACCCACACCCCCGACGGCACCGAGGTGACCGTGCGGCTCCGCGCCGGGGACGACGTCGTCCGTCTGACCGTCACCGACAACGGGCCGGGCATCCCCGGGGAACTCCGGCCCGAAGTCTTCGGCCGCTTCGTCCGCGCGGATCACAGCCGCTCCCGGAAGACCGGCAGTACGGGCCTGGGCCTGTCGATCGTCCAGGCCGTGGTCACCGCGCACGGCGGCACCATCGAGGTCGACAGCCGTCCCGGGCACACGTCCTTCGAGATGACACTCCCCCGCTGA